A single window of Opisthocomus hoazin isolate bOpiHoa1 chromosome 5, bOpiHoa1.hap1, whole genome shotgun sequence DNA harbors:
- the DCTN6 gene encoding dynactin subunit 6 isoform X1, giving the protein MAEKVQKSVKIAPGAVVCVESEIRGDVTIGPRTVIHPKARIIAEAGPIVIGEGNLIEEQALILNGYPENITPENEELEPKPMVIGTNNVFEVGCYSQAMKVGDNNVIESKAFVGKNVILTSGCIIGACCNINTYEVIPENTVIYGADCLRRVQTERPQPQTLQLDFLMKILPNYHHLKKTTKATSTPVKS; this is encoded by the exons ATGGCGGAGAAGGTGCAGAAGAG CGTGAAGATCGCGCCGGGGGCCGTGGTGTGCGTGGAGAGCGAGATCCGCGGGGACGTGACCATCG GGCCCAGGACCGTGATCCACCCCAAGGCCCGGATCATCGCCGAGGCGGGGCCCATCGTCATCGGCGAAGGCAACCTGATCGAGGAGCAGGCCCTCATCCTCAACGG CTACCCGGAAAACATCACTCCCGAAAACGAAGAGTTGGAGCCCAAGCCGATGGTGATTGGCACCAACAATGTGTTTGAGGTTGGGTGTT ATTCCCAGGCGATGAAGGTGGGAGATAACAACGTCATCGAATCCAAAG CGTTTGTCGGCAAGAACGTGATCCTGACGAGCGGCTGCATCATCGGGGCCTGCTGCAACATCAACACCTACGAGGTGATCCCCGAGAACACCGTCATCTACGGGGCCGATTGCCTCCGCCGCGTGCAGACCGAGCGGCCGCAG CCCCAGACGCTGCAGCTGGATTTCCTGATGAAGATCTTGCCGAACTACCATCACCTGAAGAAGACCACGAAGGCCACGTCCACTCCTGTCAAGAGCTGA
- the DCTN6 gene encoding dynactin subunit 6 isoform X2, with protein MAEKVQKSVKIAPGAVVCVESEIRGDVTIGPRTVIHPKARIIAEAGPIVIGEGNLIEEQALILNGYPENITPENEELEPKPMVIGTNNVFEVGCYSQAMKVGDNNVIESKDQVAQSSFQSCSCGRWEQRRIPWWCLAVAEPRLQLVARLWCSRRTHRLSART; from the exons ATGGCGGAGAAGGTGCAGAAGAG CGTGAAGATCGCGCCGGGGGCCGTGGTGTGCGTGGAGAGCGAGATCCGCGGGGACGTGACCATCG GGCCCAGGACCGTGATCCACCCCAAGGCCCGGATCATCGCCGAGGCGGGGCCCATCGTCATCGGCGAAGGCAACCTGATCGAGGAGCAGGCCCTCATCCTCAACGG CTACCCGGAAAACATCACTCCCGAAAACGAAGAGTTGGAGCCCAAGCCGATGGTGATTGGCACCAACAATGTGTTTGAGGTTGGGTGTT ATTCCCAGGCGATGAAGGTGGGAGATAACAACGTCATCGAATCCAAAG accaggttgctcagagctccttcCAATCTTGCTCATGTGGACGCTGGGAACAGCGGAGGATTCCATGGTGGTGTCTTGCCGTAGCGGAGCCCAGACTGCAGCTGGTCGCAAGGCTGTGGTGTTCACGCAGAACCCAC CGTTTGTCGGCAAGAACGTGA
- the BTC gene encoding probetacellulin → MEAASPAPGGGPGTLLLCLALASGLAFFGCAGADANVTAGHGAEGLSCGMAESCAGNATRLRRQGHFSRCPEEYKHYCVKGRCRFLVAEKAPACVCERGYTGARCERVDIFYLRGDRGQIVIISLIAAIVTLIVVVVCACLCSHHCRKQRRKRKAEEMETLNKTLPSKSEDVLETGIA, encoded by the exons ATGGAGGCGgcgtccccggccccgggcggcggccccgggaccctgctgctctgcctggcccTCGCCTCCG GCCTGGCGTTTTTCGGCTGCGCGGGCGCCGACGCCAACGTCACCGCCGGGCACGGCGCGGAGGGTCTGTCCTGCGGCATGGCGGAGAGCTGCGCCG GGAACGCGACGCGGCTGCGGCGGCAGGGTCACTTCTCCAGGTGCCCGGAGGAGTACAAGCACTACTGCGTCAAGGGGAGGTGCCGCTTCCTCGTGGCCGAGAAGGCGCCGGCCTGCGT GTGTGAGCGGGGCTACACGGGGGCTCGCTGTGAGAGGGTGGACATCTTCTACCTGCGAGGTGACCGGGGCCAGATTGTCATCATCTCCTTGATCGCCGCCATCGTCACCCTCATCGTCGTTGTCGTCTGCGCCTGCCTCTGCAGTCA ccactgTCGGAAGCAGcgtaggaagagaaaggcagaagagatGGAGACGCTAAACAAGACTTTGCCTTCCAAAAGCGAGGACGTGCTGGAGACGGGCATCGCGTGA